Proteins from a single region of Sphingomonas sp.:
- a CDS encoding biopolymer transporter ExbD, with protein sequence MSMSTGGGDGDGPMMEINTTPLIDVMLVLLIMIIMTIPIQSHAVKVDLPQNTGAITPPVDAQKNKIYIQPDGVVQWNSVPVDDVTLRQYLDASLQISPEPELHFQPDPQARYEVVDRVLAIVKRANVNKLGFVGNDQYRSDF encoded by the coding sequence ATGTCAATGAGCACAGGCGGGGGCGATGGCGATGGCCCGATGATGGAGATCAACACGACGCCGCTTATCGACGTCATGTTGGTGCTTCTCATCATGATCATCATGACCATTCCGATCCAGAGCCACGCGGTGAAGGTCGATCTGCCGCAGAATACCGGCGCGATTACGCCACCGGTCGATGCGCAGAAGAACAAGATCTACATCCAGCCGGATGGGGTCGTGCAGTGGAACAGCGTCCCCGTGGATGACGTGACGCTGCGCCAGTATCTGGATGCGTCGCTGCAGATCAGCCCGGAGCCCGAGCTGCACTTCCAGCCCGATCCGCAGGCGCGCTACGAAGTCGTCGATCGTGTTCTCGCGATCGTCAAGCGGGCGAACGTGAACAAGCTCGGCTTCGTCGGCAACGATCAGTATCGCAGCGATTTCTGA
- the dcd gene encoding dCTP deaminase has product MAILSDRWIREQALTKGMIEPFVEAQRREGCISYGLSSYGYDARVADEFKIFTNIDSAVVDPKDFASTSFVDRQTDCCIIPPNSFALARTVEYFRVPRDVLVICLGKSTYARCGIIVNVTPLEPEWEGHVTLEFSNTTPLPAKIYANEGACQFLFLQGEQPCETSYADRAGKYMGQRGVTLPRL; this is encoded by the coding sequence ATGGCCATTCTTTCCGACCGCTGGATTCGCGAGCAGGCGCTCACCAAGGGCATGATCGAGCCGTTCGTGGAGGCGCAGCGCCGCGAGGGCTGCATCAGCTATGGGCTGTCCTCCTATGGCTATGACGCACGGGTGGCGGACGAATTCAAGATTTTCACCAATATCGACAGCGCGGTGGTCGACCCCAAGGACTTCGCCTCAACCAGCTTCGTCGATCGGCAGACCGATTGCTGCATCATCCCGCCGAACAGCTTCGCGCTGGCGCGGACGGTGGAATATTTCCGGGTGCCGCGCGACGTGCTGGTGATCTGCCTCGGCAAATCGACCTATGCGCGCTGCGGAATCATCGTCAACGTGACCCCGCTCGAGCCCGAATGGGAGGGCCATGTCACGCTCGAATTTTCGAACACGACGCCGCTGCCCGCCAAGATCTATGCCAATGAAGGCGCGTGCCAGTTCCTGTTCCTCCAGGGCGAGCAGCCCTGCGAGACCAGCTATGCCGACCGCGCCGGCAAATATATGGGCCAGCGCGGCGTGACCCTGCCTCGGCTCTAG
- a CDS encoding sialate O-acetylesterase → MHRMIRAILIAALMPAAALAQGAPPSLHAMFQDHAVLQRDRPIAIWGDAAQGTVVTVAMAGNTAKAIADIDGHWRAELAAMPAGGPYTLSVTGPGGTATISDVLVGDVWLCSGQSNMEFQVRGAVNGAAEAAAGSDDRMRLLTVGKNVSASPERQFSAPVSWKRADPESVADFSAACYFMGRDLRISEKVPVGLINASWGGTAIDAWRSEASLAADPTAHDRLALLAAYRADPAKAAATFAANWSPWWAGKAGGAPEPWAAGAKGDWKTLPAFDYWETWGVGKLRAFNGVVFYRTEITLTAAQAQQGTALLLGPPDDLDMTWVNGIGVGTNTAWGVPRQYKLAPGTLKAGRNRLVVAIYDSWGNGGLTGTPEQRGIRLADGSVVPLPAARDWQYLVAMPSSAGEPPRAPWDGITGLAGIYNGMIAPVGPYGLRGVAWYQGEADTGQPQGYADKLAGMMAGWRGQFDNDTLPFLIVQLAGWGPRNTAPIESGTAAIRDQQRRAAIEDIRAEIVVTVDLGDVKDIHPTNKQDVGHRLARAARVLAYGAVMSPSGAVPAVAVREGDGITVMFVATKTALAASDGGALTGFELCGAGPGTCRSVPAQLAGETVRLDPGGRIATRVRYCWGDSPVCNLTDASKLPVTPFELAIQ, encoded by the coding sequence ATGCACCGGATGATTCGCGCGATTCTCATCGCCGCCTTGATGCCCGCCGCCGCGCTGGCACAGGGCGCGCCTCCCAGCCTTCATGCGATGTTCCAGGATCACGCCGTCCTCCAGCGCGATCGACCGATCGCGATCTGGGGCGATGCGGCGCAGGGCACGGTCGTCACCGTGGCGATGGCGGGCAACACCGCGAAGGCGATCGCCGATATCGACGGGCATTGGCGTGCCGAGCTGGCGGCGATGCCCGCGGGCGGCCCCTACACGCTGAGCGTCACCGGGCCCGGCGGCACCGCCACCATCAGCGACGTGCTCGTCGGCGATGTCTGGCTGTGCTCCGGTCAGTCTAACATGGAATTCCAGGTGCGCGGCGCGGTGAATGGCGCCGCCGAGGCCGCCGCGGGCAGCGACGACCGGATGCGGCTGCTGACCGTTGGCAAGAATGTCAGCGCCAGCCCCGAACGACAGTTCAGTGCGCCGGTCAGCTGGAAGCGCGCCGACCCCGAGAGCGTCGCCGACTTTTCCGCCGCCTGCTATTTCATGGGCCGCGATCTGCGAATCTCGGAAAAGGTACCGGTCGGACTGATCAACGCCTCTTGGGGCGGCACCGCGATCGATGCGTGGCGCAGCGAAGCCTCGCTCGCCGCCGATCCGACCGCGCATGACCGCCTCGCGCTGCTCGCCGCGTATCGCGCCGATCCAGCCAAGGCCGCCGCGACCTTCGCCGCCAATTGGTCGCCATGGTGGGCCGGCAAGGCAGGCGGCGCGCCGGAGCCCTGGGCTGCGGGCGCAAAGGGCGATTGGAAGACCTTGCCCGCCTTCGACTATTGGGAAACCTGGGGCGTCGGAAAGCTGCGCGCGTTCAACGGCGTGGTCTTCTACCGCACCGAAATCACGCTGACCGCCGCACAGGCGCAGCAGGGGACCGCGCTGCTGCTCGGACCGCCCGACGATCTCGACATGACCTGGGTCAACGGCATTGGCGTCGGGACCAACACCGCATGGGGCGTGCCGCGGCAGTACAAGCTGGCGCCGGGGACGTTGAAGGCCGGGCGCAACCGGCTGGTCGTTGCGATCTATGACAGTTGGGGCAATGGCGGGCTGACCGGCACGCCCGAGCAGCGCGGCATCAGGCTGGCCGATGGCAGCGTCGTGCCGCTGCCCGCTGCCAGGGACTGGCAATATCTGGTCGCCATGCCTTCCAGCGCCGGCGAGCCGCCGCGTGCGCCGTGGGACGGGATCACCGGACTGGCCGGCATCTATAATGGCATGATCGCGCCGGTCGGGCCGTATGGATTGCGCGGTGTCGCCTGGTATCAGGGCGAGGCCGACACCGGACAGCCGCAGGGCTACGCCGACAAGCTGGCCGGGATGATGGCCGGATGGCGCGGGCAGTTCGATAACGACACGTTGCCGTTCCTGATCGTCCAGCTTGCCGGCTGGGGTCCGCGTAACACCGCGCCGATCGAGAGCGGCACCGCCGCGATCCGCGACCAGCAGCGCCGCGCCGCGATCGAGGACATCCGCGCGGAGATCGTGGTCACCGTCGATCTCGGCGATGTGAAGGACATCCACCCGACCAACAAGCAGGATGTCGGCCACCGCCTGGCCCGCGCCGCCCGCGTTCTGGCGTATGGCGCGGTGATGTCGCCTTCGGGCGCGGTGCCCGCCGTCGCGGTGCGCGAGGGCGATGGCATCACCGTCATGTTCGTCGCGACCAAGACGGCGCTGGCGGCATCGGACGGCGGCGCGCTCACCGGGTTCGAGTTGTGCGGGGCCGGGCCGGGCACCTGTCGCTCCGTTCCGGCGCAACTGGCCGGCGAGACCGTGCGCCTCGATCCCGGCGGGCGTATCGCCACGCGGGTGCGGTATTGCTGGGGCGACAGCCCGGTCTGCAACCTGACCGACGCTTCGAAGCTGCCGGTCACGCCTTTCGAGCTTGCCATTCAATAG
- a CDS encoding cytidine deaminase → MTDYDPQMLVARAREASKNAHAPYSRFAVGAAVLLTDGSIVTGANFENASYGLTLCAETVALGTVSSMGRLRDVVAIGVIGGRMDHADTAPVSPCGRCRQVINEAAQMSQRDVPVHCGGATGDAMATYKLSELLPHAFGPKDLGLA, encoded by the coding sequence ATGACCGATTATGACCCGCAAATGCTCGTCGCCCGCGCCCGTGAGGCTTCGAAGAACGCGCATGCGCCCTATTCGCGCTTCGCGGTCGGCGCCGCGGTGCTGCTGACCGACGGTAGTATCGTCACCGGCGCCAATTTCGAGAATGCTAGCTACGGCCTGACGCTCTGCGCCGAGACGGTGGCCTTGGGGACGGTCAGTTCGATGGGGCGTCTGCGCGATGTCGTCGCGATCGGCGTGATTGGCGGGCGGATGGACCATGCCGATACCGCGCCGGTCTCTCCCTGCGGGCGCTGCCGACAGGTGATCAACGAAGCCGCGCAGATGAGCCAGCGCGACGTGCCGGTGCATTGCGGCGGCGCGACCGGCGATGCGATGGCAACGTACAAGCTCTCGGAGTTGCTTCCCCACGCCTTCGGCCCGAAGGACCTCGGCCTGGCCTGA
- a CDS encoding GH25 family lysozyme, with product MHIRVLARRFRVIAGIALALAVCALCAWLFAINWRPRPADFPVQGVDVSEAQGPIEWWTVKKSGAQFAYLRATTGANETDLRFPENWRGTFEAGIRRGALHIFSLCQLAADQAGNFVSIVPRSDDQLPAAVDLDFQPDCNARPERDVVIGEIGRFITAIETHLGEHAVLRVSKNFEARYRISEAFPRLLWSRQAFFPPYYLSRPWTVWQASSFRRIEGISGPVNWSVMAR from the coding sequence ATGCACATCCGTGTCCTTGCCCGCCGCTTTCGCGTGATCGCAGGCATCGCCCTTGCGCTGGCGGTGTGCGCGCTATGCGCCTGGTTGTTCGCGATCAACTGGCGCCCGCGCCCCGCCGATTTCCCCGTCCAGGGCGTCGATGTCAGCGAGGCGCAGGGACCGATCGAATGGTGGACGGTCAAGAAATCGGGCGCGCAGTTCGCGTATCTCCGTGCCACCACCGGCGCGAACGAGACCGATCTGCGCTTTCCCGAAAACTGGCGCGGCACCTTTGAGGCCGGAATCCGCCGCGGCGCGCTGCATATCTTCTCTCTCTGCCAGCTCGCCGCCGATCAGGCGGGCAACTTCGTCAGCATCGTGCCGCGCTCCGACGATCAGCTGCCAGCGGCGGTCGATCTCGATTTCCAGCCCGATTGCAACGCCCGGCCGGAGCGCGATGTGGTGATCGGCGAGATAGGCCGTTTCATCACCGCCATCGAAACCCATCTCGGCGAACATGCGGTGCTGCGCGTCAGCAAGAATTTCGAAGCGCGCTACCGGATCAGTGAGGCGTTCCCGCGCCTGTTGTGGAGCCGGCAGGCGTTCTTCCCACCCTATTATCTCTCCCGCCCCTGGACGGTATGGCAGGCGTCGAGCTTCCGCCGTATCGAGGGGATCAGCGGGCCTGTGAACTGGAGCGTGATGGCGCGATGA
- a CDS encoding UPF0262 family protein: MADPRIIDVTLDERTILWRSADIEQERRIAIFDLLEENQFAPQREHADGYAGPYRLHLRVEEGRLALEIRREDGAPLETLVLGLARFRRPIRDYFAICDSYYQAIRNASPAQIETIDMARRGIHNDAAELLRERLEGKIHVDFDTARRLFTLICVLHIKG, translated from the coding sequence ATGGCCGATCCGCGCATCATAGACGTGACTCTCGACGAGCGCACGATTCTTTGGCGCTCGGCCGATATCGAGCAGGAGCGGCGGATCGCGATCTTCGACCTGCTCGAGGAGAACCAGTTCGCCCCCCAGCGCGAGCATGCCGATGGCTATGCCGGCCCCTACCGTCTGCATCTGCGCGTCGAGGAAGGGCGGCTGGCGCTGGAAATACGCCGTGAGGACGGCGCACCACTCGAGACTCTGGTGCTCGGTCTCGCCCGCTTCCGCCGCCCGATCCGCGACTATTTCGCGATCTGCGACAGCTATTATCAGGCGATTCGCAACGCCAGCCCGGCGCAGATCGAGACGATCGACATGGCCCGGCGCGGCATCCACAACGATGCGGCCGAATTGCTCAGGGAACGGCTGGAAGGCAAGATCCACGTCGATTTCGACACCGCCCGCCGCCTGTTCACGCTGATCTGCGTGCTGCACATCAAGGGCTGA
- a CDS encoding replicative DNA helicase, protein MAQPIPFPTPDAPEGLQLPQNIEAEAALLGAMMIDNRVAEDVLQKLRPEHFFEPLHGRIYDMIAMLVGDNRLATPVTLRPLFANDPAMKELGGPAYLAQLTGNPASLIGARAFADQVYDLAVLRALVTVGRDLVDSALDTSEDINPAKQIEQAELKLYEVAETGGEDSGAKSFMRAATMAVRNTERAMNSGGSVSGVTSGLTDFNAMTGGLNRSDLLILAGRPGMGKTSLATNMAFNAAKRWMDDMEAGIPEEKSIGAPVAFFSLEMSADQLALRILSEQSEVSSEKLRTGNISAPEFQKFARASGDIERLPLFIDDTPGLTIAALRTRARRLKRQHKIGMVVVDYLQLLTGSSKSQGDGRVQEISEISRGLKTLAKELNVPVLALSQLSRAVESREDKRPQLSDLRESGSIEQDADIVLFVYRDEYYHDFKAPKAIDGNSSADEIAKYQAWQDHQLQVANKASVIIAKQRHGATGTVDLRFDRQFTKFSDLAPSGY, encoded by the coding sequence ATGGCCCAGCCGATCCCGTTTCCGACTCCCGACGCGCCCGAGGGACTGCAACTGCCGCAGAATATCGAGGCGGAGGCCGCGCTGCTCGGCGCGATGATGATCGACAACCGCGTGGCGGAGGACGTTCTCCAGAAGCTGCGGCCCGAGCATTTCTTCGAGCCGCTGCACGGGCGCATCTACGACATGATCGCGATGCTGGTCGGCGATAACCGGCTGGCGACACCGGTGACGCTGCGCCCGTTGTTCGCGAACGATCCGGCGATGAAGGAGCTGGGCGGCCCGGCCTACCTCGCCCAGTTGACCGGCAATCCCGCCAGCCTGATCGGCGCGCGGGCGTTCGCGGACCAGGTCTATGACCTCGCGGTGCTGCGCGCGCTGGTGACGGTGGGCCGCGATCTGGTCGATTCGGCGCTCGACACCAGCGAGGACATCAATCCCGCCAAGCAGATCGAGCAGGCCGAGCTCAAGCTCTACGAGGTCGCCGAGACCGGTGGTGAGGATAGCGGCGCCAAGAGCTTCATGCGCGCCGCGACCATGGCGGTGCGCAACACCGAGCGGGCGATGAATTCGGGCGGGAGCGTCTCGGGCGTCACTTCGGGCCTGACCGATTTCAACGCGATGACCGGCGGTCTCAACCGATCGGACCTGCTAATCCTCGCCGGTCGTCCGGGCATGGGCAAGACCTCGCTCGCCACCAACATGGCCTTCAACGCCGCCAAGCGCTGGATGGACGATATGGAAGCCGGCATTCCCGAGGAGAAGTCGATCGGCGCGCCGGTCGCGTTCTTCAGCCTCGAAATGTCGGCCGACCAGCTGGCGCTGCGTATCCTGTCCGAACAATCTGAAGTCTCGTCGGAGAAGCTGCGCACCGGCAATATCTCGGCGCCGGAATTCCAGAAATTCGCGCGGGCATCGGGCGATATCGAGCGGCTGCCCCTGTTCATCGACGATACGCCGGGCCTGACCATCGCCGCGCTGCGGACTCGTGCGCGGCGGCTCAAGCGCCAGCACAAGATCGGCATGGTGGTGGTCGATTACCTCCAGCTGCTGACCGGCAGTTCAAAGAGCCAGGGCGATGGCCGCGTTCAGGAAATCTCCGAGATTTCACGCGGCCTCAAGACGCTGGCCAAGGAACTCAACGTGCCGGTGCTGGCGCTGTCGCAGCTCAGCCGCGCGGTGGAGAGCCGCGAAGACAAGCGCCCGCAGCTTTCGGACCTGCGCGAGTCGGGCTCGATCGAGCAGGACGCGGACATCGTGCTGTTCGTCTATCGCGACGAATATTATCACGATTTCAAGGCGCCCAAGGCGATCGACGGAAACAGTTCCGCCGACGAGATCGCCAAATATCAGGCCTGGCAGGATCATCAGTTGCAAGTCGCAAACAAGGCCAGCGTGATCATCGCCAAGCAGCGTCACGGCGCGACCGGCACGGTCGATCTGCGATTCGACCGCCAGTTCACCAAGTTCAGCGATCTCGCGCCGAGCGGCTATTGA
- a CDS encoding phosphoadenylyl-sulfate reductase has translation MADAARKIAREVDRIDVTPRFTQHDAIRLNNMFRGTGTQDLLRTVLGEHLLGGIALVSSFGAESAALLHLVASVDRGVPVLFLDTGKHFPETLAYRDLLTERLGLNLQIVHPDPEQLETRDGTALRWSYDPDGCCEIRKVLPLEKAMAGFDASITGRKAHQASTRSALPRFEIDGDRVKLNPLADWTREDIAAYFAEHDLPPHPLVAQGYLSIGCAPCTSIVKPGEDPRSGRWSGWDKTECGIHTPVSDGDPNLPVF, from the coding sequence ATGGCTGACGCGGCGCGGAAGATCGCCAGAGAGGTCGACCGCATCGACGTCACGCCGCGCTTCACCCAGCACGACGCGATCCGCCTCAACAACATGTTTCGCGGCACCGGCACCCAGGATCTGCTGCGCACCGTGCTGGGCGAGCATCTGCTCGGCGGGATCGCCTTGGTCTCGTCCTTCGGCGCCGAATCCGCGGCGCTGCTCCATCTCGTCGCCTCGGTCGACCGCGGCGTGCCCGTGCTCTTCCTCGATACCGGCAAGCATTTTCCCGAAACGCTCGCCTATCGCGATCTGCTGACTGAGCGTCTCGGCCTCAACCTCCAGATCGTCCACCCCGACCCGGAGCAACTCGAAACCCGCGACGGCACCGCGCTGCGCTGGTCCTACGACCCAGACGGCTGCTGCGAGATCCGCAAGGTGCTTCCGCTCGAAAAGGCGATGGCCGGCTTCGACGCCAGCATCACTGGCCGCAAGGCGCATCAGGCCAGCACCCGCAGCGCCCTGCCCCGCTTCGAGATCGATGGCGATCGCGTGAAGCTCAATCCGCTCGCCGATTGGACCCGCGAGGATATCGCCGCCTATTTCGCCGAGCATGATCTGCCGCCGCATCCCTTGGTCGCGCAGGGCTATCTGTCGATCGGCTGCGCGCCGTGCACCTCTATCGTCAAGCCAGGCGAAGACCCGCGCTCGGGCCGCTGGAGCGGGTGGGACAAGACCGAGTGCGGCATCCACACTCCGGTCAGCGACGGCGACCCGAACCTGCCGGTATTCTGA
- a CDS encoding DUF934 domain-containing protein — protein MDKSLSLSANTDGLLRFRDDAAHEEPAVSLDAFLDQDQASAVRIEAGEDARHLIPHLSRVQLVEIDFPRFRDGRGYSSAKILREAGYTGEIRAAGDVLVDQMLFMRRCGFDSFAPDAAIDPEALDRAFARYEYFYQPAADAQVPVWKLRHG, from the coding sequence ATGGATAAGTCCCTGTCGTTGTCGGCGAACACCGACGGGCTGCTCCGCTTCCGCGACGACGCCGCGCACGAAGAGCCCGCCGTCAGCCTCGACGCCTTCCTCGATCAGGACCAGGCCAGCGCCGTCCGCATCGAGGCCGGCGAAGACGCGCGCCACCTGATCCCGCATTTGTCCCGCGTGCAACTCGTCGAGATCGATTTCCCCCGCTTCCGCGATGGCCGGGGCTATTCCTCCGCGAAGATTCTTCGCGAGGCCGGCTATACCGGCGAGATCCGCGCGGCGGGCGACGTGCTGGTAGATCAGATGCTGTTCATGCGCCGCTGCGGGTTTGACAGCTTCGCGCCCGATGCGGCGATCGATCCCGAAGCGCTCGACCGCGCCTTCGCCCGCTACGAATATTTCTACCAGCCCGCCGCCGACGCGCAGGTGCCGGTGTGGAAGCTGCGCCATGGCTGA
- a CDS encoding nitrite/sulfite reductase produces MYRYDKYDQAIVDARVDEFRDQVARRLSGAMNDDQFKPLRLKNGLYLQLHAYMLRVAIPYGTLDSRQMRMLGAIARKYDRGYGHFTTRQNIQYNWIKLEEAPDILADLATVEMHAIQTSGESIRNVSSDQYAGAAADEIADPRPWAELIRQATTFHPEFSYLPRKFKIAVTAAEEDRAAIRLHDIGLKLLRNDAGALGFQVYIGGGMGRTPFVAPLIREFLPAENLFSYCEAALRVWNRWARRDNIHKQRIKILVHELGQEEFTRQVEAEWQEILPNQSDVPMAEFDRIAAYFTDPAYEANASEEIDRSDPDFALWLDQNVRAHKAPGYAIVNISLKPTGGIPGDATADQIDLMADLAERYSFDELRVTHAQNIVLPHVRKADLHAVWQALDAAGLAPANLDLIGDIIACPGLDYCSLANARSIPVAQKIATRFADPARQRDIGELKLKISGCINACGHHHAGHIGILGVDRKGTENYQLLLGGSGAEDASLGKITGPGFNEDGIVDAVEKATDVYLRERQTGERFLDTYRRIGVEPFKEAIYG; encoded by the coding sequence ATGTACCGCTACGACAAATATGATCAGGCGATCGTCGATGCCCGTGTCGACGAGTTCCGCGACCAGGTCGCCCGGCGCCTCTCCGGCGCGATGAACGACGACCAGTTCAAGCCGCTCCGGCTCAAGAACGGCCTCTATCTCCAGCTCCACGCCTATATGCTGCGCGTCGCCATCCCCTATGGCACGCTCGACAGCCGCCAGATGCGGATGCTTGGGGCAATCGCCCGCAAGTACGACCGCGGCTATGGCCATTTCACCACGCGGCAGAACATCCAGTATAACTGGATCAAGCTCGAGGAAGCGCCTGACATCCTGGCGGACCTCGCCACCGTCGAGATGCACGCCATCCAGACCAGCGGCGAAAGCATCCGCAACGTCTCGTCGGATCAATATGCCGGCGCTGCCGCCGACGAGATCGCCGATCCGCGCCCCTGGGCCGAGTTGATCCGCCAGGCGACCACCTTCCACCCCGAATTCAGCTATCTGCCGCGCAAGTTCAAGATCGCGGTCACCGCCGCCGAGGAGGACCGCGCCGCGATCCGCCTCCACGATATCGGCCTCAAGCTCTTGAGGAACGACGCCGGCGCGCTCGGCTTCCAGGTCTATATCGGTGGCGGCATGGGCCGCACGCCCTTCGTCGCGCCGCTGATCCGCGAGTTCCTGCCCGCCGAAAACCTGTTCAGCTATTGCGAGGCGGCGCTGCGCGTCTGGAACCGCTGGGCACGCCGCGACAATATCCACAAGCAGCGCATCAAGATCCTCGTCCATGAGCTTGGCCAGGAGGAGTTCACCCGCCAGGTCGAGGCCGAGTGGCAGGAGATCCTGCCCAACCAGTCCGACGTGCCGATGGCCGAGTTCGACCGCATCGCCGCGTATTTCACCGATCCCGCCTATGAGGCGAACGCATCGGAAGAAATCGATCGCAGCGACCCCGATTTCGCGCTGTGGCTCGACCAGAACGTCCGCGCCCACAAGGCGCCCGGCTACGCCATCGTCAACATCAGCCTCAAGCCGACCGGCGGCATCCCCGGCGACGCCACGGCGGACCAGATCGACCTGATGGCAGATCTCGCCGAGCGCTACAGCTTCGATGAACTGCGCGTCACCCACGCCCAGAACATCGTCCTGCCGCACGTCCGCAAGGCGGATCTCCACGCCGTCTGGCAGGCGCTCGACGCCGCCGGCCTCGCCCCCGCCAATCTCGACCTGATCGGCGACATCATCGCCTGCCCGGGCCTCGATTATTGCAGCCTCGCCAATGCCCGCTCGATTCCCGTCGCGCAGAAGATCGCGACCCGCTTCGCCGATCCCGCCCGTCAGCGCGACATCGGTGAACTGAAGCTCAAGATCAGCGGCTGCATCAATGCCTGCGGCCACCATCATGCCGGCCATATCGGCATCCTCGGCGTCGACCGCAAAGGCACCGAGAATTACCAGCTGTTGCTCGGCGGGTCGGGCGCGGAGGATGCCAGCCTCGGCAAGATCACCGGCCCCGGCTTCAACGAGGACGGCATCGTCGACGCGGTCGAGAAGGCCACTGACGTGTACCTGCGCGAGCGGCAGACCGGCGAACGCTTCCTCGACACCTATCGCCGCATCGGCGTCGAGCCGTTCAAGGAGGCGATCTATGGATAA
- a CDS encoding DUF2849 domain-containing protein produces MKILTGNDLRTGAVIWWTGRDWSLHVEDAGDVGDRGEAILTEETGARRVNGGVVIEGTMTPEGPRPAHIKDRIRALGPTVRPDLTLKPADPDAGNWVI; encoded by the coding sequence GTGAAGATCCTCACCGGCAACGATCTGCGCACCGGCGCGGTGATCTGGTGGACGGGCCGCGACTGGTCGCTGCACGTCGAGGATGCCGGCGATGTCGGCGATCGCGGCGAAGCGATTCTGACCGAGGAGACCGGCGCGCGCCGCGTCAATGGCGGGGTCGTCATCGAAGGCACGATGACGCCCGAAGGGCCCCGCCCCGCCCATATCAAGGACCGCATCCGCGCCCTCGGGCCCACCGTGCGCCCCGATCTCACGCTGAAGCCCGCCGATCCCGACGCCGGCAATTGGGTGATTTGA
- the cobA gene encoding uroporphyrinogen-III C-methyltransferase → MASLLDPAARGRVILVGAGPGDPGLLTVRAVEALAQADVLVHDGLVDPRVLDMAPQAHRISVAKQRDRHTLPQDAINALIVAHVKTGAIVVRLKGGDPFIFGRGGEEVEAVREAGLPVEVIPGISAALGAAAEFNMPLTHRDWSSAVSFVAGQCKGLKDQDWSGLAGKGRTLVIYMGVATCPDIADKLMADGVAPDMPVAVLERGTLEGSRAMRTLLADLGEMVKREKVKSPAIIVVGEVTLLADAEDKLAAWARAAEALA, encoded by the coding sequence ATGGCTAGTCTTCTCGATCCAGCGGCACGCGGCCGCGTCATCCTTGTCGGCGCCGGCCCGGGCGATCCCGGCCTGCTCACCGTCCGCGCCGTCGAAGCGCTCGCCCAGGCCGATGTGCTCGTCCATGACGGCCTCGTCGATCCGCGCGTCCTCGATATGGCGCCGCAGGCGCACCGCATCTCGGTCGCCAAGCAGCGCGACCGCCACACCTTGCCGCAGGACGCGATCAACGCGCTGATCGTCGCGCATGTGAAGACCGGCGCGATCGTCGTGCGGCTAAAGGGCGGCGATCCCTTCATCTTCGGGCGTGGCGGCGAAGAGGTCGAAGCGGTGCGCGAAGCCGGGCTTCCGGTCGAGGTCATCCCCGGCATCTCGGCGGCGCTCGGCGCGGCGGCGGAATTCAACATGCCGCTCACCCATCGCGACTGGTCGAGCGCGGTCAGCTTCGTCGCCGGCCAGTGCAAGGGGCTCAAGGACCAGGACTGGTCGGGCCTCGCCGGCAAGGGCCGCACCCTCGTCATCTATATGGGCGTCGCCACCTGCCCGGACATCGCCGACAAGCTGATGGCCGATGGCGTGGCTCCCGACATGCCCGTCGCCGTGCTGGAGCGCGGCACGTTGGAGGGCAGCCGCGCGATGCGCACCCTGCTCGCCGATCTCGGTGAGATGGTGAAGCGCGAGAAGGTCAAAAGCCCGGCGATCATCGTCGTCGGCGAAGTGACCCTGCTCGCCGACGCCGAGGACAAGCTCGCCGCCTGGGCCAGAGCCGCCGAGGCGCTGGCGTGA